A single Osmerus mordax isolate fOsmMor3 chromosome 9, fOsmMor3.pri, whole genome shotgun sequence DNA region contains:
- the ism2a gene encoding isthmin-2 has translation MTRRVLLLCVFIQTAYQVPVQGFPAKNQQNSKEMSSALVEAVPEDSLGDALLTLEDLQQQNQLQTLPPTLSTHNSRHQWSQRRGEGILPKPEPEEDPQPFILDLRKFPDLANAELAPQNPNIQVTIEVVNDPQTEVEMDLAKEGRNDWSLSEEEWLGHKKLFWPLFWEYPDQAGSGPGRASLEEPTEDYNYDTEDPVLSGVGGGWGNRWNKGWDSSKENYEYEEEEWSVWSPCSVTCGHGNQKRIRSCGYACTATESRTCDLERCPDDLDAVTELMLIQTTNGTDSLDTNVDSCEKWLSCKNDFLQKYLHQVLTELPSCPCSYPSEAVYSAVNIPDQKHRKTYRWRDASGPKERLDIYKPSARFCIRSMLSYESTTLAAQHCCYDDHMKLITRGKGAGAPNLISTEFSPELHYKVDVLPWILCKGDWSRFHSVRPPNNALACSDNPPEEVFQAELEEAREY, from the exons GCAGTACCTGAGGACAGCTTAGGCGACGCTCTCTTGACCCTGGAGGACCtccagcagcagaaccagctccagaccctccctcccaccctgtccACTCACAACTCCAGACATCAATGGTCCCAACGTCGCGGGGAGGGGATTTTACCCAAACCAGAACCAGAAGAGGACCCACAACCCTTCATACTGGACCTTAGGAAATTCCCAGACCTGGCCAATGCAGAGCTAGCCCCCCAGAATCCTAATATACAG GTGACCATCGAGGTTGTGAATGAcccccagacagaggtggagaTGGATTTGGCCAAGGAGGGACGTAACGACTGGTCCCTTTCCGAGGAGGAGTGGCTGGGTCACAAGAAGTTGTTCTGGCCGCTGTTCTGGGAGTACCCTGACCAGGCCGGGAGCGGGCCGGGCCGGGCCAGCCTGGAAGAGCCCACCGAGGACTATAACTACGACACCGAGGATCCAGTGCTGAGTGGGGTcgggggaggatggggaaatCGCTGGAACAAGGGATGGGATTCCTCCAAGGAGAACTATG AgtacgaggaggaggagtggagcgtCTGGTCACCTTGTAGCGTTACATGTGGCCATGGCAACCAGAAACGCATTCGTTCCTGCGGTTATGCCTGCACAGCGACCGAGTCCAGGACATGTGACTTGGAGCGGTGTCCAG ATGACCTTGATGCAGTGACTGAATTGATGCTGATACAAACCACTAATGGCACTGACTCACTGGATACAA ACGTCGACAGCTGTGAAAAGTGGCTGAGCTGCAAGAACGACTTCCTCCAGAAGTACCTTCACCAGGTTTTGACGGAACTACCCAGCTGCCCGTGCAGCTACCCCTCCGAGGCCGTCTACAGCGCCGTCAACATCCCGGACCAGAAGCACCGCAAGACGTATCGGTGGCGCGACGCCAGCGGGCCCAAAGAGCGCCTGGACATCTACAAGCCGTCCGCCCGCTTCTGCATCCGCTCCATGCTGTCCTACGAGAGCACTACGCTGGCGGCGCAGCACTGTTGCTACGACGACCACATGAAGCTGATCACGCGAGGCAAAGGGGCCGGGGCTCCGAATCTGATCAGCACAGAGTTTTCGCCCGAGCTGCATTACAAGGTGGATGTGCTCCCCTGGATCCTGTGCAAGGGGGACTGGAGTCGCTTCCATTCAGTGCGGCCCCCTAACAACGCTTTGGCTTGCTCGGACAACCCCCCTGAAGAGGTGTTCCAAGCCGAGCTGGAGGAAGCAAGGGAGTACTAA